Genomic segment of Anopheles darlingi chromosome X, idAnoDarlMG_H_01, whole genome shotgun sequence:
TCGAACGCGCATCTCGAGAGGAGTGGAATGGAGAATTTGCGCATTATCCGCAAATTATCCGCTACAAACAGTTTGTGAGTTTCAAAAATGGTTACAATTCTATGCAGAGCCGCAGAGGTTTGGGCCTTTCAACCGGCCCTTCTAACAGTTTTCAGGATTTATATGTCCTACGcggtgtctttgtgtgtgtgtgtgtatgtgtacatACTAGTAATCAGAGAATCATATCATTTAATGTATATGTAtctatgtatatgtatatatataattGTTAACAAAAatatcttcttcatcttcttctgtttcttcttcatgcTAGCAGCTTCCGCCGTATGCCCGGCATAACTCGTACAGCATTTGCGCTACAAAATAGAGAGCGTCCGAGAGACCTACACACCCGGTCGGTCGTGCACTTAGATCCCTTTCACTTTTCCTGTATCTcgcaccacccctcccccttcccccctcaaACAGTTCCCAAATCaccgcgcgcgcatgtgtttgtgttaatAGTGGCCAAGGTAGAGGCCCGCGACGCGCGGTGTTTGTGCGCCCGCGTATGGAAATCATTACTCTTGTCGTATATATTCTGTCGTCTTACATCATTGTCTCGATGGATTGCAGCGTGTGcgcggatgttgttgttgctactgttcTTCTGTTGTTTCTAGGGGTTCGTCGTTCTCGCGTCATCGCATTTTGCATccatttgctgtttttccCTCGTGTTTTTCTTCATGCATTTTACACCATATTacgttttgtttctgtttctgaaaGAggctctcctctctttctgccACGCCGTGCAAAAAGGTTGATTGATTAAAGTGCGCAATGTCGAGTGCAATGCACATACGTTACGTTTTACGTTAACGGTAAACGGTTTTCGGGTAATAAATCGCGTGTGGCTTCGGGGAACAACTAGATCCGACataaacacataaacacacgcgGCACACAACTTGCACAACATTGAAATTACAATACACCGAtcagggtgggggggggatggggagggggggagagggattttgcttgtttgctttgaGGTTAGGATACAAGTACGCAACGGTGGGCTGGTACGGGCACGCGGGGACGCAAGACACACCACGCTAACGCAACGGAAGAGTTTGAGGTGCGGGTGTTTAGTAAgattatgatttgttttgttttcttctttttctttttcttcttcttcttcttcctcctcctcttcttcttcttcttcttctttttttctgtctctcttcttcatctttaaTCCTTACTCAATTTCGTTCGGTTGCTTTCCAGCAACGCTTTTCATccgtgtgtgattgtgtgttcaagtatgtgtgtgtgagtgtgtgtgcaattaGTGCCAACACCTGTCCCATTGCCCTCCAGTTTTGTCCGGTTTTGGCGTCAGGAAAGCGAGCAAAGACGCTTGTTGATGACGCTGACAAACACCTCAAATAAAGCATCCTAGATCTGCTGTTCCGGGGTTAAGATGGAGTAGCTCAAATTGCGCGAGATTGGAGAGTGTAAATAGTACAAACTATATAACGGTCGTATAAAAGAATGGTCGACGCGGCCGACGAACGCTTTGAGCAAAATTCGATAACAAATCTATATAAGAAACAAataggcaaacaaacaaacaaacaaacttcacaaaaaaaaacagggtgaaggtgaaaataGTCACCCGAAGAGTCCACCTTCAGCACCCGCGGTGgtagcaataaaaaaaaataccataaAAGGAATCTTATAAAAAGTTGAGGGGAGGAGATAGCAGCTTAGATCTCATAGTTGCGGAACTTGTTGACGACCTCGCTGGAGTTCTCCGAGCCCCATTCGCCCTTCCGGCCACCGTAGTACAGCGCGGCACCACCCTCCGAGGCGCGCCGATGGGCCGGGTTTGGTTGGGCGGCGCTGAGCCCGGACGCCGGACCGGCCGAAccgccggcggcggctgcggcgctTCCGGGCGCGcccgcaccggcaccgtccGGTAGCATCCGGTCCTTGGTTTTCGGGATTGCCCAGTGCATGCTCTGCTGTACGTGCTCCTTCATGCCGAGCCAGTTCTTGTAGCTGATCTGGATGCCGCTGTTGCGCCACTTGTCGTAACTGGCTCGCTTCTCCGGATCGCACAggatttccttcgcttcctggCATGCCACAGCAACATCAGTAGAGTGTGGCgtggaaggggatggggagcgGTAGTGGGGCAGATAGCAGCAGGAAACGGAAGGGAGTGGGTgagcggaaatggaaatttttaaaatatgcaaCTTGAGCAACTTGCGGCTGATATGAGATGGAGAAGGATGgttcgagcgcgcgcgtgcgtttgtgtgtgtgtgtgttcgtcgcCTAGTGGTATAGTTGTGGGtgtcgtacacacacacacacacacacacgggcacaaacgcagcgcagcgcgaaATGGAAACTTGCTGTTGCGCCGGAAATTGTtgcgcaaaataaaaaaaaacgaacgcgggtaaaaaatgggaaaaaatgggaaactcTGCATCgttttccatcaccatcaaccggGCATCAGCATTATTGTCACCAGTTtgccccatcatcaccaccaccagtaccatcatcatcacaatcacCTGCTGGGGCCTGCTGCACTCACCTTCAGCTGCTGGAACTTGGCTTCCGATTCCTTGTCGCCATCGTTCTTGTCCGGGTGGTACTGGAGCGCCAGGATTTTGAATTCCGCCTGAATCTGGTCGACCTGGTGGTTAACCAGGTCAGGAGAAccgggagagtgagagaaaaagagagaagagaaggaaaatagAATAAATTGGAATGGtgtttctgtatgtgtgtgtgtatttgttcgTGCATTATACCAACGGTCATCATGATCTACGTGGTTGACTGGATTGCATTTTAGGTTAGGGTTGAGGGGGTGagtggggatgggggggtgGTTATATACCGCATAGCACTCGCTGATCCTGGGGCCCATATACCAATGGCAATGGCTGATGGCGGTTGTTTACTTGCGCTCGACCTACTTCCATGTGCTGCGTGTGAGGGTGTGGTGTCTTATGTACAGACCGCGAGCAACAGCGTGTTGCACCCGCTgcaccat
This window contains:
- the LOC125952761 gene encoding J domain-containing protein, which translates into the protein MSSGVEDILTYKRDSKEDLYAMLNCSETSTVDQIQAEFKILALQYHPDKNDGDKESEAKFQQLKEAKEILCDPEKRASYDKWRNSGIQISYKNWLGMKEHVQQSMHWAIPKTKDRMLPDGAGAGAPGSAAAAAGGSAGPASGLSAAQPNPAHRRASEGGAALYYGGRKGEWGSENSSEVVNKFRNYEI